Below is a genomic region from Flammeovirgaceae bacterium SG7u.111.
TGACTGTAACTGTAATCTCATTGCTGCTATCAGCATCTGTCTCCCACAATAGGAACACCGCTAACAAGGCAACAATAATAGCTCCTGGGATAATATATCTCTTTTTCATCTTTGATAGGTATTTGTGTAAGGGCAATCCGTTTGCCCTAGGGTATTTTATATTGGAAATTTACTAAATATATGTAATGTTTATTTTTTCTCATTAAAAAAAGTTAGCCTATAAAGATTAAGCATAGAAAATGAAAAAAGTTTATGCATTTGAGATAGAGCAGGCATTTGTATTTCTGATAAATTGGTAGAGTAGCTAAACAAGCATTGATTGTGCCTTCAAAAAGTCTATCAGTTGATTGGTAAAAGTCCCGTTCAGAACGGAATAATTGTGAAATTAACCGTTCCCTTCAATATGTCAAACCATTTTGGCTGAAACAAGGTGATAAATACACCAAGGGGTAAAAAATAGGATGAAAAGGTTTTTTTATATAAGCATGTTTAAAATTTAGGTTTTCAAGTGAGACTCCATAAATGAGCGTTTGCAGCTAAATAGATGAAATTTAAACAGGCTCTAAATGCCCTAATCCAAAATCTTTGATTTGATTTTTCTTTTTTTGTTTTTGATACAAAGGACTTGGCTTTTCCCACTTTCGTTTCCAGTGCGGTCTATGGCCGTTATTATATAGGTGTACTTTTTGTTTTTCTTTACATCCGTATCCCTAAATTCGTTTCTTTCCACTCTTCGGAAACTGCTGATGTTTTTATTCTCTGGCACAATGTTTTCATCTTTGCCTTCTGCTCTGTACACAATGTGATAAATAGGCTTGCCCGAAGAGTCTTCTGCTTGGCTCCACTGGAGGACAGCTTCTCCATTTTCCCCTTTTTTACAATTTATCCTAGAAGGAGGTGCAGGAGTCGTTTTGTCTATCCAAGGCATGGTAGGAGGGAGGGCTTTGGTAGGGTAAATGCTTGTTTTTAAGCTGTCGCAAAAGCCTAAAGAGTTTTTCTTAAAATGCTTGGAGCTGTAGAATGCATTGCCCATTATACTCGTTTTTTGCCTACTCATCTGGATTTGCTCGGGAAGCTCGGCAGGGTCGAGCCATTTTTCTGGCCTCGACTGCCCGATTCGATAAATGGCATGCCCCACGTACACATGCCTGCCATAAGCGTGTTTGTCCCACCACTGGAGCAGGGTGGTATAGTCCGCCGCAGGATGCCCTTGTGGCCAGTAAAGTTGAGGGGCTACATAATCTATCCAACCAAGTTTCAACCATTTGAGAATATCGGCGTAGAGGTCATCGTAGTTGGTCATGCCTGCTTTTGTATTGGAACCCTCCGCATCTCTGTCAATGTTTCTCCACACACCAAAGGGGCTGATTCCAAACTTCACGTCTGGCTTCACTTCTTTTATCCCCTTGCTAAGTGCCTCTATCACCTCGTCTACATTTTTCCTCCGCCAATCTTCTTTGGTTTCGGGGGTGAACCCTGTTCCGTAAAACCTAAAAGAGGTGCTGTCGGGAAAGTCTTGACCAGCTATTTTGTAAGGGTAAAAATAATCATCAAAATGGACGGCATCTATGTCGTACCTCAGCGTTACATCCTTTATCACATTTACTAGGTAATCTCGCACTACAGGAATTCCCGGATCGAAATAGACTTTTTTCCCATAGGTTAAAAACAGGTCTGGGCGAGTTTTGGTGAGGTGGAATTCTTCAATGCTTGACTTTGACGTATCGAAAATAGCTCGGTAAGGGTTGAACCAAGCGTGAAATTCCATACCTCTTTCATGTGCTTCTGCTATCATAAACTGAAGCGGGTCGTAATAGGGCTGGGGCGATTTTCCTTGCTCTCCGCTAAGCCATTCTGACCAAGGTTCAAACCTTGAGTAATAAAAGGCGTCGGTGGAAGGCCTGACCTGCACTATTACCGCATTCATGTTGAGCTTTTCTAGCATATCCAGTAATTCAACAAATTCCTCTTGTTGTGCTTTGGGTTCAAGTCCGGGTTTTGAGGGCCAGTCAATATTTGCAACAGTAGCTATCCATGCTGCGCGAAGTTCTCGCTTGGGGGCAGTTTGGGCTTGAAGATACTGGTTTATGAAAAGGAAAATGAAGAGGAGTGAAGTAGGGAAATTGAGCTTCATTAGTTTTATAATGTTTTTGTAAAAGTGGTGATTTCCTCGGCAAGGTTTGCCCAAGTGAACTTTGCTTTAAAACTGGCTATATTTTGCTTGAATTTTTCAAGATTCCCCTCCCTAAATACTTCTTGGATAGCATTTGCTATAAGGGTTGGCTCAGCATCGGGAATAGCCAAACCCGTACCATAAGGTTTTACGCTTTCTTTGAGGCTTCCTTTGTCGGTCACTATGATAGGCACATCAAAATGGAAGGCAACGGCAGAAACCCCGCTTTGGGTGGCGGTGCGGTAGGGTAAAATATTTACATCCGCAGCCGAAAAATAAGTGTTCACCTCTTCATCTGGCACATATTCGTTGATAAGTCGAATACCTTCTTTATTAGGACTTGTCTCTATCAGCTTCTTATATTTTTCAATGCTTTCATATGCTTCGCCCACTATCAGCAATACATATTCATCGGATAATTGCCCCATGGCTTCTATCAGCGCATCTAGCCCTTTGTAAGCTCGGATTAACCCAAAGAAGAGTATTACTTTTTTATCGGGAGCTATGTCCAGTTTTTTTAAAGCCTCATTTCGTTCTATTTTCTCTCCAAAGTGAGCATAAATAGGGTGGGGGTGAAGTATAAAAGGTGCATCTGGTCGGACTGAAAGCAAGTCGTTTTTTACCGATTCGCCCATTACCACAAAGCCATCGTTCTGTTTTACAAAAAAATTGGTGAACTGGGCATCTCCTGGCTTTTGCTCATGAGGGATAAGGTTGTTGATTACCGAAATTACTTTGCAGCCTTTTTTGCGGAGCAGCTTGGCAACCATGCCTTGGGAAGGTCCAAAAAAGGGCATCCAATAACCAATGATCAGTAAATCGGGTGCAAATTTTCCAATTTCAGTTGCTGTTTTCCAGTAAGAAAGTGGATTGATACTGTTTAATAAACGGGTAGAAGGAATGGGGTCGGCATTGTCATTTTCGGGAACATATTGGCTGGTGCCGGGGAAAAGTAGGTTGGGATATTGTACAGTAAAGTTATAAGCCTTTACTTCGTGGCTTTTTTCCAATGCTCTGAATAGGCTGGCGTTGTATTGGGCTATCCCTCCTCTGAAAGGATAGAAAGTTGATAAATAAGCTATTTTCATAAGCAACTCACTGCTTGGAAACCCCAAGGACTTAAAATGGTTAATGTTGATTGGGCTATGGGACAAAAAAAGGGCTGATATACAGCCCTCAAAATTACCATTCTTTCATTACCATCCTATGTTCTGATTACGCTTTTTCTTTGAGCAGTTGCTCTAGCTCCTTTATCTTGGCTTCTTTTTCAAGAAGCTGTTTTTTTAGATCCGTTTGGGCTTCTTTACTCTTCATATTGGCTTTTACCAATATTTGTTGGTTAGATTCCAGCTTTTTGGTAACCTTTTCCAACTCTTCTTTTTGGGCAATAGCCTCTGTTTGATAAAACTCAACTTCCGACAATTTCTTGGTGAGAGAAGCTTCCCTTGCCTCTATTTCCGAGTTTTTTGCGATGATATCTTTTTCTTTTTCTTTGGCCTTTTCAAGGGCTTTTTTCAAGATATCTTCATTTTTCGAAAGCTTGTCGTTTAGTTTCTCGACATCATTTTGCTTACGCTCCATTTGCTCCTGAGTAGCTTGGAGCTCCTCCATGTTTTGCCTCATTTCCTCTTCTTGTGACCTAAGCATCTCGCTTTGCATCTGAGAAGATTCCAATAGCTCTTTGGTTTTTATAATGTTCTTGGTGTTTGAAATAGCAGAAGCTATATTTTCACCAAGCTTTTCCACAAAATTGATTTGGTATTCTTCAAACAAATTGAAGGACGCTAGCTCTAAAACACCGTAAACCTTGTCGTTGATTTTTAGGGGTACTATTAGGATGTTTTTGGGAGTAGCTTTACCCAAGCCAGAAGTAATGTTGATATAATTTTCTGGTACAACTTTCAAGTAAGTGGTTTTACCTTCCAAATATACCTGACCGACCATTCCTTCCCCAACCAATATTTTCTTTTCATCAAATTTCTTGCGGTCATACGCATAGCAAGAGAGCATTTCGATGAAAATATCATTTTCGTTATCGTCATTTAGAGAAAAAAGACCGCCTTGGTTTGCACCCATATATTTCACCAAATTAGAAACT
It encodes:
- a CDS encoding family 10 glycosylhydrolase encodes the protein MKLNFPTSLLFIFLFINQYLQAQTAPKRELRAAWIATVANIDWPSKPGLEPKAQQEEFVELLDMLEKLNMNAVIVQVRPSTDAFYYSRFEPWSEWLSGEQGKSPQPYYDPLQFMIAEAHERGMEFHAWFNPYRAIFDTSKSSIEEFHLTKTRPDLFLTYGKKVYFDPGIPVVRDYLVNVIKDVTLRYDIDAVHFDDYFYPYKIAGQDFPDSTSFRFYGTGFTPETKEDWRRKNVDEVIEALSKGIKEVKPDVKFGISPFGVWRNIDRDAEGSNTKAGMTNYDDLYADILKWLKLGWIDYVAPQLYWPQGHPAADYTTLLQWWDKHAYGRHVYVGHAIYRIGQSRPEKWLDPAELPEQIQMSRQKTSIMGNAFYSSKHFKKNSLGFCDSLKTSIYPTKALPPTMPWIDKTTPAPPSRINCKKGENGEAVLQWSQAEDSSGKPIYHIVYRAEGKDENIVPENKNISSFRRVERNEFRDTDVKKNKKYTYIITAIDRTGNESGKSQVLCIKNKKRKIKSKILD
- a CDS encoding GAF domain-containing protein, which codes for MNYSNIFNKDRRQSSKTKRQSMLGKGIFKKKQNTDLKESFEHLQREISEATRFVRQIEEGNLEATFNEDATGELSESLVRMRDHIKKINAEENQRNWITTGLAKFADILRNTEQDDGSTIYDTIVSNLVKYMGANQGGLFSLNDDNENDIFIEMLSCYAYDRKKFDEKKILVGEGMVGQVYLEGKTTYLKVVPENYINITSGLGKATPKNILIVPLKINDKVYGVLELASFNLFEEYQINFVEKLGENIASAISNTKNIIKTKELLESSQMQSEMLRSQEEEMRQNMEELQATQEQMERKQNDVEKLNDKLSKNEDILKKALEKAKEKEKDIIAKNSEIEAREASLTKKLSEVEFYQTEAIAQKEELEKVTKKLESNQQILVKANMKSKEAQTDLKKQLLEKEAKIKELEQLLKEKA
- a CDS encoding glycosyltransferase → MKIAYLSTFYPFRGGIAQYNASLFRALEKSHEVKAYNFTVQYPNLLFPGTSQYVPENDNADPIPSTRLLNSINPLSYWKTATEIGKFAPDLLIIGYWMPFFGPSQGMVAKLLRKKGCKVISVINNLIPHEQKPGDAQFTNFFVKQNDGFVVMGESVKNDLLSVRPDAPFILHPHPIYAHFGEKIERNEALKKLDIAPDKKVILFFGLIRAYKGLDALIEAMGQLSDEYVLLIVGEAYESIEKYKKLIETSPNKEGIRLINEYVPDEEVNTYFSAADVNILPYRTATQSGVSAVAFHFDVPIIVTDKGSLKESVKPYGTGLAIPDAEPTLIANAIQEVFREGNLEKFKQNIASFKAKFTWANLAEEITTFTKTL